A window of the Lactuca sativa cultivar Salinas chromosome 7, Lsat_Salinas_v11, whole genome shotgun sequence genome harbors these coding sequences:
- the LOC111889085 gene encoding uncharacterized protein LOC111889085 has protein sequence MSSDEEKYNQTMMYSGIYYISLTSLFCIFPMLADLFNGFCEGRFWFPPKYFSLNVVSITAINVLIVMKLPMGLYIQGQVAKLGSMATMAFMSTMVANMLPSLGYMDNKTLVDSVIGFTIPIILVIVDSFMEFNTGVISHVKNLAYTLIAMLVFLLIILISAAIAIPSLKQILEARYQATSQRVSRNQRPEDRFNVEKLREYVKIHLILAETCDPQFALASSPLSSTSGLICLLVLIIYIPVAALVLITDHERMSGSRYRWWPTITIQSIGVVVGSIAPICRYFTATRLETSAVFKVEEYWTLKLSEWKESRISFLSNGRSRNMHKRQSPCLTAIHLNGDF, from the exons ATGAGCTCAGACGAAGAAAAGTATAATCAAACAATGATGTACAGTGGGATCTACTACATCTCATTAACATCATTGTTTTGCATTTTCCCCATGCTAGCCGACTTGTTCAATGGCTTCTGTGAAGGAAGATTTTGGTTTCCACCCAAGTATTTCTCTCTTAACGTAGTTTCCATCACTGCAATAAATGTCCTGATTGTGATGAAACTCCCTATGGGTTTGTATATTCAGGGCCAAGTAGCCAAGCTAGGAAGCATGGCGACTATGGCGTTCATGTCCACCATGGTGGCTAACATGCTCCCTTCTTTGGGATATATGGACAACAAGACACTTGTTGATAGTGTCATAGGTTTTACTATTCCAATTATCCTCGTAATTGTGGATAGTTTTATGGAGTTTAATACCGGTGTTATTAGCCACGTAAAAAATTTAGCATACACCCTCATCGCTATGCTAGTCTTCTTACTAATAATTTTGATTTCTGCTGCTATAGCAATTCCTTCTCTTAAGCAGATTTTAGAAGCCCGGTATCAAGCCACTAGCCAAAGAGTGTCAAGAAATCAACGTCCAGAAGATAGATTCAATGTGGAGAAGCTGAGAGAATATGTGAAAATACATCTAATCTTGGCAGAAACTTGCGACCCTCAGTTTGCTTTGGCTAGTAGTCCATTATCCTCTACTTCTGGCTTAATTTGCTTACTTGTTTTAATCATCTACATACCTGTGGCTGCGTTAGTATTGATAACAGATCATGAGAGAATGTCGGGATCTCGTTATAGATGGTGGCCAACCATTACAATACAGTCTATTGGAGTTGTAGTGGGTTCCATTGCTCCGATATGTAGATATTTCACAGCCACTCGTTTGGAAACTTCTGCTGTTTTTAAAGTAGAAGAGTATTGGACACTAAAGTTGAGCGAGTGGAAAGAAAGTCGTATCTCTTTTCTATCAAATGGCCGATCAAGGAAT ATGCACAAAAGACAGTCTCCATGCTTGACAGCCATCCACCTCAATGGCGACTTTTGA